One window from the genome of Paramisgurnus dabryanus chromosome 22, PD_genome_1.1, whole genome shotgun sequence encodes:
- the bhlhe22 gene encoding class E basic helix-loop-helix protein 22, producing MDRRINLGGDIFHKTLSAVSGKKMDSFRPSTAIELASRDTQSPISCFEQPDLDPVQPGGLTAGRAGTLGLPTGSLCVKYGESANRTSAAESSGGEQSPDDDSDGRCDMMLLTDGRMSLSGGKSEGGKKNKEQKTLRLNINARERRRMHDLNDALDELRGVIPYAHSPSVRKLSKIATLLLAKNYILMQAQALEEMRRLVAYLNQGQAMSAASLPPTTTLTPGLSAYDPPAGYPFPAGVPASSCPDKCALFNNVTSSLCKQCTDKP from the coding sequence ATGGACAGGAGAATAAACTTGGGTGGCGACATTTTTCACAAAACTCTCAGCGCGGTCTCCGGCAAAAAGATGGACTCGTTTCGACCTTCCACGGCTATTGAGCTCGCTTCCAGGGACACCCAGTCGCCAATCAGCTGTTTTGAACAGCCAGACCTAGACCCGGTTCAGCCCGGAGGACTGACGGCCGGGAGAGCGGGAACGCTGGGGTTGCCGACTGGATCTTTGTGCGTGAAATACGGCGAGAGCGCAAACAGAACTTCGGCTGCGGAGAGCAGCGGAGGTGAGCAGAGCCCGGACGATGACAGTGACGGACGCTGCGACATGATGCTCCTGACGGACGGGAGAATGTCGTTGTCCGGGGGAAAGTCTGAGGGAGGTAAGAAAAACAAAGAGCAGAAAACTCTGAGACTGAACATCAACGCCCGGGAGAGACGGAGAATGCACGATCTGAACGACGCGCTTGATGAACTGCGGGGTGTGATACCTTACGCGCACAGCCCATCGGTACGGAAACTCTCCAAAATTGCCACATTGCTTTTAGCCAAAAATTACATTCTCATGCAGGCACAGGCGCTGGAAGAGATGAGGAGGTTGGTTGCGTATCTAAACCAAGGCCAGGCAATGTCTGCTGCCTCGTTGCCCCCCACCACAACTCTCACGCCAGGTCTGAGCGCATACGATCCGCCGGCTGGTTACCCGTTCCCCGCAGGAGTTCCAGCATCCTCCTGTCCAGACAAATGTGCCCTTTTCAACAATGTCACCTCCAGCCTCTGTAAGCAATGCACTGACAAGCCTTAA